One genomic region from Eptesicus fuscus isolate TK198812 chromosome 18, DD_ASM_mEF_20220401, whole genome shotgun sequence encodes:
- the LOC129147162 gene encoding proline-rich protein 23C-like — translation MGRRLLSPGFYAAPWWEPQSGGPGPAKRRRTEEPAGPEHGMAPSLPGPAEAESRAADALTSVVVLAAGCALQLPLDGVDLVLEPEPTSVLQVCLGGHTLVLVPEALLGSGTGAHSPVGLEPGALLDAPGGGVAIQQGFFCAFVPEIAIAVPEEAYDEDAAPGFLTPWMVAAAGSVAGTGLGTHPHGPIRAPWPRAPTPSPERRPPGPYYNLDFHLWERFPSSPLQPLPPSPSPGPQVRPRRPLGPARESRKKRFPEAKTVDCLNGKGAPRKAKRKRPEEALAGGHAVA, via the exons ATGGGCAGACGCCTCCTCAGCCCCGGCTTCTATGCTGCGCCCTGGTGGGAACCGCAATCCGGAGGACCCGGCCCCGCCAAGCGCCGCCGAACTGAGGAGCCCGCGGGCCCTGAACACGGAATGGCGCCCAGCCTGCCAGGCCCGGCCGAGGCCGAGTCCCGGGCCGCCGACGCGCTCACCTCCGTGGTGGTCCTGGCTGCGGGCTGCGCCCTGCAGCTGCCTCTGGACGGCGTCGACCTGGTGCTGGAGCCCGAGCCCACGTCGGTCCTGCAAGTGTGTCTGGGAGGGCACACCCTCGTGCTGGTGCCCGAGGCCCTCTTGGGCTCGGGAACCGGGGCGCACTCGCCCGTCGGCCTGGAACCCGGCGCTCTCCTGGATGCTCCCGGGGGAGGCGTCGCCATCCAGCAGGGATTCTTCTGCGCATTTGTCCCAGAGATCGCC ATCGCCGTCCCAGAAGAGGCCTACGACGAGGACGCGGCCCCCGGGTTCCTGACTCCTTGGATGGTCGCTGCAGCCGGCTCAGTCGCTGGAACGGGGTTAGGGACCCACCCGCACGGCCCCATCAGAGCGCCATGGCCTCGGGCCCCCACGCCTAGTCCAGAGAGACGCCCGCCTGGTCCCTACTACAACCTGGACTTCCACCTTTGGGAGCGCTTCCCCAGCTCACCACTCCAACCTCTACCTCCGTCCCCCAGTCCAGGTCCTCAGGTGCGCCCCCGGCGCCCTCTGGGGCCTGC AAGGGAGAGTAGAAAAAAAAGATTCCCTGAAGCGAAGACAGTTGACTGTCTGAATGGGAAGGGGGCACCACGAAAAGCAAAGAGGAAGAGGCCTGAAGAAGCACTCGCTGGGGGCCATGCAGTGGCCTGA
- the LOC103299671 gene encoding proline-rich protein 23C-like yields MIGRRLLSPGFYAAPWWEPQSGGPGPAKRRRTEEPAGPEHGMAPSLPGPAEAESRAADALTSVVVLAAGCALQLPLDGVDLVLEPEPTSVLQVCLGGHTLVLVPEALLGSGTGAHSPVGLEPGALLDAPGGGVAIQQGFFCIAVPEIAVPEEAYDEDAAPGFLTPWMVAAAGSVAGTGLGTHPHGPIRAPRPRAPTPSPERRPPGPSYNLDFHLWERFPSSPLQPLPPSPSPGPQVRPRRPLGPAPKARRRLFQE; encoded by the exons ATGATAGGCAGACGCCTCCTCAGCCCCGGCTTCTATGCTGCGCCCTGGTGGGAACCGCAGTCCGGAGGACCCGGCCCCGCCAAGCGCCGCCGAACTGAGGAGCCCGCGGGCCCTGAACACGGAATGGCGCCCAGCCTGCCAGGCCCGGCCGAGGCCGAGTCCCGGGCCGCCGACGCGCTCACCTCCGTGGTGGTCCTGGCTGCGGGCTGCGCCCTGCAGCTGCCTCTGGACGGCGTCGACCTGGTGCTGGAGCCCGAGCCCACGTCGGTCCTGCAAGTGTGTCTGGGAGGGCACACCCTCGTGCTGGTGCCCGAGGCCCTCTTGGGCTCGGGAACCGGGGCGCACTCGCCCGTCGGCCTGGAACCCGGCGCTCTCCTGGATGCTCCCGGGGGAGGCGTCGCCATCCAGCAGGGATTCTTCTGC ATCGCCGTCCCAGAGATCGCCGTCCCAGAAGAGGCCTACGACGAGGACGCGGCCCCCGGGTTCCTGACTCCTTGGATGGTCGCTGCAGCCGGCTCAGTCGCTGGAACGGGGTTAGGGACCCACCCGCACGGCCCCATCAGAGCGCCACGGCCTCGGGCCCCCACGCCTAGTCCAGAGAGACGCCCGCCTGGTCCCTCCTACAACCTGGACTTCCACCTTTGGGAGCGCTTCCCCAGCTCACCACTCCAACCTCTACCTCCGTCCCCCAGTCCAGGTCCTCAGGTGCGCCCCCGGCGCCCTCTGGGGCCTGCTCCCAAGGCCCGGAGACGGCTGTTCCAGGAATGa